A region of the Ranitomeya variabilis isolate aRanVar5 chromosome 5, aRanVar5.hap1, whole genome shotgun sequence genome:
tgcgtggggcggcggctcctcttcttcagtgtggggcctcaatgctgctgggcggcggcggcggcttatcttcaggcagtcggggctcctccggtatctccttaaagcccggaggccctgccggcaactccatcggtgcaatgcagtggcctccgggaacatggccgctgctcagattcagagatctgaatctgagcatgcgcagcccccagcggccgggccaccgcatagcagcaatggagctgtctccgggaaaatggccgctgctcagattcagatctcgtctcccgagatctcgggacgagatctgaatctgagcagcggccatgttcctgaaggccactgcattgcaccgatggagttgccggcagggcctccgggctttaaggagataccggaggagccccgactgcctgaagataagccgccgccgcccagctgcacagaggccccacactgaagaagaggagccgccacagcacagcacccacgctgcacaatgaggagcagcagccgccgctcccagcagagaccccacgctgcagcgatacaatgaggtaatgggggatactcactttcctgtgagacgccccctcgtcatcatcaggcccactccccccccccccaaaaggcacattagttaccggtcctataagacgacacggtttataagaagacccccgacttttaaggagattttacattttaactggaaaagttggggggtcgtcttatacgcccagtcgtcttatacgccggaaaatacggtacataattTCCTCTTATTTGTAACACCATCCCTTATGTTGCATCTTCTCTAGTCATGTATGGCTCCATCCCTTATTTCATGGCGTCCTCTTACATCCCTTTCATGTGGTATTCTCTTCTGTTACTGCATTCTTAGCCTGTATTATAGAACCCTTTTCTCCAgactaattaaacaaaaaaaagtatgaatttatttttttttgctgcgttGCTTTCTTTTACAACGTTACAATGTAGTGTTGAACTTTGCCTTGAGAAGAAAATCCACCACTAAAATCCTGTAGATTGGTAATTTACATAGAGTCAGATATTTTCAACATAAGTAATTTCCAAATATTACATGCAAGGCTAGATCAACTAAAGTAAGAGTAAAAACATTACAAAACATAAAAACGTATACACAGTTTAATTTACATAAGAAGGTAGAACACACTCATATCAAGATACAGACTATGGCATTCATCTAAatgcattaataaaaaaaatatcgtACAGTTTTAGACGTTCACATCTCTTCAATTTACAACAGAGTTCAGAGGTTCAGCTCTAATATTCCCCAAGTCCAGCGCTGAGTCCGTCTCCTCATCGATCTCTCCAATAACAGCCCTGTAGAGACATGAAGGTTCGCATGATCTTTAATTGTAAAACTGTTAGTTGTGGCCATAGTCCCTAAAATACATTTATACGGGCTGATTAAAGAAAGTTTGTCTTCAATGAAAGGAGATTACACAAAAGTCACAGCAGTACCATAGCCTGGTTGCACGACTGCAGGCAGGTACATTCTCTCGCCAAAGCATttctcactgtgtttggaggaagagaaatgctgcctatgaccaccgtccccactgtcaagcatggagatggGGACATTacattttggggtgtttctctgctaagggaacaagactacttcaccgcatcaatggatgGAGCCAAGTATCGTAAAATCCTGATTAACAAtcaccttccctccgccaggacattaaaaatgggtcatggctgggtcttccagcaagacaatgacccaaaacatacagccaaggcaacaaaggagtggctcaaaaagaagcacattaaggtcatggagtgacctagccagtctttaatcccatagaaaacttatggagggacttgaagctccaagttgcaaagcaacagcctcaaaatcttaatgatttagagatgatctgcaaggaggagtggaccaaaattcctcctgacatgagcAAACATCATCATAAACTACAAAAAACGgccgactgctgtgcttgccaacaagggttttgccaccaagtattaagtcttgtttgccactgGTATCAAATCAGAGAAAAAAGcaggagatgtttacctgctgaagcctccaaccaaatgcactggcagggtgcggcggacccgattaatgatggcaagaacacaggtgaaaaaaaaaaatcaaatactttatttcttactgcaaaatgcaaataaatttatacaatgtgatattctatcactcagtgttaaaattaacctacccttaaaattatagactgttcatgtctgtcagtgggcaaacttacaaaatcagcaagggatcaaatagttatgccccccctcatcgctatcctggtatgcatgcccccctctcatccctatcctggtatgaaaaacttggcttatactcgagtatatacggcaagTGATAAAAAAACGAACCCCTGTATCTTCAACAATTCTGCAAAATTTAGGGAGTGCTGCTTTTATCGTTTATTGCATATGGATTCACTCTGAGGAGCCGCCACTAGTCATGTATTTAGCTACAGGCAGGCGGGCATAAGGCTGCTTTAGTGAAGGGAGAAAACTTTGGGACAATATGTACATTATAAGAGGTTTTCAATAAACACCACACTGTAATAAAGAGTGAAAGTGGTCACACAGCGAGCAGAAAGTTACGAGTAGTGGGGTGCTAAAAATCTAAACCTTAGTGACTCTACCATGCTTTACTACTGCTCGCAATGCGACCACATGGCCTTATATTAGGGTGTAGGGTTAGTGCATATCTGCACTACTGAGGTGATCAGTCACATGTAAATGACACTATACAGAACACTGTCCTCACCTGTGCCCCAGGACTGGATTTGGAGTAACACACTCACTACCCTGGGTAGTATTTTTCTTGGCTCAGACACATTATATAGAGATACAAATTAGTACAACAATAAAGGTGGCTgtccatattttttattgttttggtgGGGTGCGAGGAACACAAACCGTGCTTTACTCATCTTCCTCAGGTTTTGCACTGTTTCTTCACCGCTACGCTGCTCTGCATTGTTTGGCTGCAATGGTAGCATCACATTGGCAGAAAAATGGTCCAGCCAAAGTAGATGGCCCAAGCTACCGATCTCAACTTTTGGCTGCAGCACTGTTGTTCACACGACATCACTGCTACAGCCACACAACAAAGACATCACTGGACCCCAGGAGGATGACGTACGTAAAGAAACACATCTGGTTTTAAAATTAAAGTAGACCGAAGGGTAACGTTTTGTAAAAGTGACAACCACTTTGAGACACAAGGAAGGATACTTACACATTGTCACCTCTTACAATGTACAGTCCCAGCACTACTTGTTCGACCCCTTGTGAAGAACTGAATACTCGCTCATGACTCTCATCTAATATTAGATTTATTGTTTGGTCAAAGCCCTTAAGTGTTCCCTAgggaaaacaaaataaagacaaatCAAGAGAAGGGAGACGGAAATTAAGTGGCCATCAGACTACTTATAAACTGAACAATATGAAGCCTTGTTGTtacggagaaaaacaaggaccgaaACACATACGGTGATATGTGCAGTGACTTCCTAGGAGTGTCCTTGAAAAACCAAGCACGGTCACAGGAGCGCGGAAATGAAGCTAGAACAAAAATATATTGGTGTAAACCACAACACGTTTCAACGGTACCCCGTCTTCATAAGGTGATGAAGGTGATGAAGACGGGGATGAAGGTGATGAAGACGGGGTaccattgaaacgcattgtggtTTACACCAATATTTTTGTCCTGGTTtcatttcagcgctcctgtgaccgtgCTTGGTTTTTCAAGTTTCATTTGTACCTTCTCGAAGGTGCACGGCTGGAGCTGCATTGAATCCTGCTTTCCCTTTTCAATTCCCTTGCTGTCCTCACAGCGCTCCTAAGAGACCGCTATTTTCCTGACTTATAAAAACTGTGTCTTTGACAGTACAAAATGACTGATAAAAGCAAGCAGAGGAGCACAGTGCACCCTCAGTGTGGCTAAACAGATCAGTGGATCTGCCTACTTCCCGTTTCCATACAtctgtcttgattgacagctctcactTTACAGGAGCCAGAGGAAAACAGAGTTAAATCGGAAACAAAGATGGGAAGAggaaaaaagggaaggggaaaaaaaattcaGCTCACCAGTTTGAAGCAAGTCCTTGTATGCAAGTTTGCACAAGAACAAAAGTCTTGATTGACTCAGAATGAAATTCAAGCCGGACGTGCCTGGATCAGAGACGTTGTCCACAACAGAAAATATAAAAGGGGAAGTAAATCTACATCGagaaacttggataaaagttcaatttattcaGACAAatccactaaaatccttgtttcataCAGTAGTGGTACAGCAAAAGATGTAGTACGATAcgaccaacgcgtttcgacctgttaaggtcttaatcatggtatgattaagaccttaacaggtcgaaatgcgttggtcgtatcatgtaccccatcatttgctgtaccactatgaaacaagcattttaatggatttgtctaaataaattgaacttttagcCAAGGGAGATTTACTTCCCCTTTTATATTTTCTGTCAAAGATGGGAAGAAGCGCAGAACTGTTcagccacacaaaaaaaaaaaataataataataatttgacagGATTTGCATAGGCATTTTGGGATGAAAACACAGGCAGACTACTTCAGATGTGTGCGGAGCGATCTAATAAAACATTGACTGAGCACATTCTGCCATTTGTCTCGGCACAGCCTGTCCGGTGTACACAaaacgatgtgctgccgagaaagaTGAGCTTTGGTGCAGAACAAAAGATCACTGCACCCAACGAATGACTGTTTTGCCCCTTCATTGGCAGCCAGGTTAGGCCGCACGATTATCATGAAACAAAGGTTCTTAGGAACGTGTAACTGGACCCTGAGACATAGAGggtgggataatcactgatctgcaCCCACGCAGTGTACAAACCGGACATTCACTCCAGACGGGGCTCTTCTTACACGCAGACTTGGATTGTTGGTATCTGCATCCAAACCACCAGCTTCCACCAAGCCCATTCTACATACACACAGAGGGCAATCAGTGCACAGTCATGCTTCATGAGCTTTATAATCaacaaaaagctaaaaaaaaaaaaaatatatatatatatatatccaacttCATATAAAGTAATATTTCTTACCACAATCATCCTCCCGTCGGCGGTAATAACAGCAACCGTTCCTGCAAGATCTGTTAAGGCAGTGTACAGCATAGACATGGCTGGCTTATCCAGTAATTCTGACTTACATGGGGCGCCCCAAAAAAGACAACATTAGAGAATGACTGTAATAAAGTGGGTGTccagcttgggggggggggggggggggtcacaccaCTAACAAGCAGCGCTATGGCTCCAGCTTAGGGGGTCACACCACTAACGACCAGCGCTATGGCTCCAGCTTAGGGGGCCGCACCACTAACAAGCAGCGCTATGGCTCCAGCTTAGGGGGTCACACCACTAACAAGCAGCGCTACGGCTCCAGCTTAGGGGGCCACACCACTAACATGCAGCGCTATGGCTCCAGCTTAGGGGGCCACACCACTAACATGCAGCGCTATGGCTCCAGCTTAGGGGGTCACACCACTAACAAGCAGCGCTATGGCTCCAGCTTAGGGGGTCACACCACTAACATGCAGCGCTATGGCTCCAGCTTAGGGGGCCACACCACTAACATGCAGCGCTATGGCTCCAGCTTAGGGGGTCACACCACTAACAAGCAGCGCTATGGCTCCAGCTTAGGGGGCCACACCACTAACAAGCAGCGCTATGGCTCCAGCTTAGGGGGTCGCACCACTAACAAGCAGCGCTATGGCTCCAGCTTAGGGGGTCGCACCACGTAGCACAGCAGAGTATGCTCAGCCCATCAGGCCCCTGGATACGGGTTCCTATTCACCTACAGCAAGCAGAAAGCTTGGCTACACTTTCCTAACATCCAGAATGATGGCGTCTGCAGAGCGCATGCCCAGAGCCGGCTTCTCCCCAGGATACAGGGGCAGGATCAGAGCCAGTGCTGTGCAGAGAGCAGGAGAAGCCCACAGACAGAACACAGCCCAGCGGCAACCATTATCGTCCCCAGCCCCGATAACCGGTGTGTGACCCCCCCCCCCGCCGCAGGATACGGTTGATATAATTCTCCAGTGCTGACGTCATCTCGCAGACCCTTCACGCAGACCGGAAAGTGGCGGCAGCTGCACGTTTTACCGGTGACTCCAAGGAATCCGCCAGCTGAAGAGGCGTCACTCACACGTCATCACCCCGCGACCAAAACAAACCCCGCCTACCTCTGAGCACCCAGATCCCGCCCAATCCTCCGGAAAGCGCCGTGCTGTGCTGACCCGGGAGGTGGCGCTATGTCCCGAGTCCAGCTGTAGCGGAGATAGAGTTGTATGTGGCTGAGGAGCAGCGAGCGGTCAGGGGCTGAGAGCATGTGACAGGACGTGGTGGACCCGCCATAGAGGAGACACCTGGGAGCTGTCAGCGTGGAGGTGGCGCAGAGCCGTCATACTGCACGTGGGGGGCGATGAGGAGAGGTGTTATACTAGGGGCGAGATAGAGCGGGGCATCATACTGCACTAAGGGGATAACAGAGAAGGGGCACCATGCTACCCATAAGGAGAGGCATCATACTGCAATTAGGGAACAGCGCTGTGAGggggcattagggtatgtgcacacgttgcggattttcatgctgtttttttctgcggattcctctgagggttttcaactgcactttcctattggttcttgttgaaatccgctgcggaatccgcacaaagaagtgacatgctacttctttttttccgcagcatgtgcactgcggtttttgttttccatgggttaacattgtactgtacaccgcatggaaaactgatgcagatccgcagcaaaaaccgcaacgtgtgaacatagccttatagtgcGCAGAGAGGACTGGATAGAGGAATACACTGCACGTAGAGGACGACAGTGGATGGGgcattaaaggaacctgtcacctgaattt
Encoded here:
- the LSM8 gene encoding LSM8 homolog, U6 small nuclear RNA associated produces the protein MTSALENYINRTVAVITADGRMIVGTLKGFDQTINLILDESHERVFSSSQGVEQVVLGLYIVRGDNVAVIGEIDEETDSALDLGNIRAEPLNSVVN